In Lactococcus protaetiae, the genomic window CTCTTCTCGGCAGGCACTAACGGTTATACTGAGGGTGCGGATTTTCCTGAAGGTGTGGCGCTTACCAATGCTTCTGGCACTTACGGTGTGACGATTTCTGAGCACCTACTGACAATGGCGCTTGTTTTGATGCGCCGCTTCAATGTTTATGCGAACCAGCAGAAGCAGGAAATCTGGCAAAACGCTGGTGATTTGCAGTCGATTTATGGTTCAACGATTTTGGTACATGGTTTGGGCGATATTGGTGGGCATTTTGCGCGTATTGTACATAGTATGGGTGCGCACGTGATTGCGGTCAAGCGGACGGTTTATGGCGATGAGCAGTTTGTTGATGAGGTTTATCCTGATCATGAGCTGGATAAAATCTTGCCAAGAGTGGACTTGATTGCAACGAGCGTCCCTGGAACAAAAGAAACTTACAAACTTTTTGGCGCAGAGAAATTTGCCCTGATGAAGCCGACAGCGATTTTTCTCAATGTTGGACGTGGGACAAATGTGGATTTGGAGGCGCTGTGTGATGCGTTATCTAGTCACAAATTAGGCGCTGCAGGTCTTGATGTTACTGACCCAGAACCATTGCCAAAAGGTCATCGTGCTTGGCATACGTCAAATTTGCTGATCACACCGCACGCATCAGGCGGTTATACTATTCCTGAGAGCAGACACCGTTTTGCCCAGATTTTGCAGACGAATTTGCAGAATTATATAGAGGGTAAACCCTTACGCAATCTGGTTGATATGGAGACGGGATATAAGAAAAGATGAAATGAATTGGCAGATAAAATCTGCCTTTTGTACAGAATGAAGTCAAGACTTATTCAGTGTGAGTTTTAACTCGCACTGAATTTAGTCGGACGAAATTCAAGGCTTGCCATTCCGACTAGGTGCTTCAGCACCGTAGCGAGGATGGACAGCGTAGCGCAGCGAAGATAGTGTTGCTTTATCCCCTACCTAAGAGGTAGGGATATTGCGATTGCGACTAGATGCTTTAGCATCGTAGCGAGCATCGACAGCGTAGCCGCAAGGCGGAGATAGCACGCACTTACTTTGATAAAATGGAGAGGAAATCTCATGAATAATCCTAAACCAAAGGAGTGGAAGGCAGCAGATTTATCTCAAAATTATGTTGCTGATTATAAACCGTTCAATTTTGTGGACGGCGAGGGCGTACGTTGCTCACTTTATGTGAGCGGTTGTCTGTTTCATTGTGAAGGATGTTATAACCAAGCGACTTGGTCCTTTCGTTACGGGACGCCTTATACAAAAGCACTTGAAGAACGAATCATGGCAGATTTGGCGCAACCCTATGTGCAGGGATTGACCTTGCTTGGTGGCGAGCCATTTCTCAATACGACTTTTTTGATCCCTTTACTTAGGCGAATTCGGCAGGAGTTACCTGAAAAAGATATTTGGTCTTGGACAGGATATACTTGGGAAGAGCTGATGGTAGAAACGGGGGATAAACTTGAAATGTTAGAGTTGCTAGATATTTTAGTTGACGGGCGTTTCGAGTTGTCAAAGAAAAACTTGATGTTACAATTTCGAGGGTCATCTAATCAACGTATTATTGATGTGAAGAAATCGAGAAGTAACGACAAAGTCATGATTTGGGATAAACTCAACGATGGTGATCAAGCATTTGAACAAATACACAAAGAAAAATTAATCTAATACTTTTAATTTCCAAAATACTCTTAGAAGTTCCTCTGTGCAACCTTGAAAGTTGTGAATGAGAGAAGTATTATTTTTCCCA contains:
- a CDS encoding D-2-hydroxyacid dehydrogenase — its product is MPIKTLILTNTWLTPTFAAELEILFASQPNYDVKFKAEADLTTDDFAETEVLIAIPSPQLLPKFKKLKWLQLFSAGTNGYTEGADFPEGVALTNASGTYGVTISEHLLTMALVLMRRFNVYANQQKQEIWQNAGDLQSIYGSTILVHGLGDIGGHFARIVHSMGAHVIAVKRTVYGDEQFVDEVYPDHELDKILPRVDLIATSVPGTKETYKLFGAEKFALMKPTAIFLNVGRGTNVDLEALCDALSSHKLGAAGLDVTDPEPLPKGHRAWHTSNLLITPHASGGYTIPESRHRFAQILQTNLQNYIEGKPLRNLVDMETGYKKR
- the nrdG gene encoding anaerobic ribonucleoside-triphosphate reductase activating protein, giving the protein MNNPKPKEWKAADLSQNYVADYKPFNFVDGEGVRCSLYVSGCLFHCEGCYNQATWSFRYGTPYTKALEERIMADLAQPYVQGLTLLGGEPFLNTTFLIPLLRRIRQELPEKDIWSWTGYTWEELMVETGDKLEMLELLDILVDGRFELSKKNLMLQFRGSSNQRIIDVKKSRSNDKVMIWDKLNDGDQAFEQIHKEKLI